Genomic DNA from Fusarium keratoplasticum isolate Fu6.1 chromosome 2, whole genome shotgun sequence:
GGAGGGAGTGGGTTGCCCAGGATAGTCTACGGCAGAGACTAGAGGACTAGATGGGGAAAGAACCAAGACTGCAGAAGCAGATGTCGTGatgtgaggagaagagagagagaaaagtgCAAGTCGAAGCAAGCGAGGAATTTATACCTCTTGTCCACGTAGGCGATGTAGGTACATGATCGCATCTAATGCATATAAGACGATGCGGCCTGCAGTCCGCCCGCCAGAATGGATACACCCAGGCCCGGAGGAGGCATCCGTCTCCAGCCTTACAAGGCGGGGAGGAGACAGGGAGGGATGCATCTTACGAGGGGGAGGCTCTGATTGGGCACAAGGGTAAGACGGCGACCTGAGTCACAGCCCGTATCTCGAGACCCAGACCTCTTTTGGGTCTTATTGCGTCCCGCGAAACTAGGCATCCACGGCCTTGGGGATTGAAAATGTACAATGGGCCAAGTCTAGGCAGCGCTTACGGGGTCGTGGTGAGCGCAGAATGGGCCTTTACTGGTCAATGGCACATATGCATCAATTGCCTGAAAGATGGGGGCTTTCTCTCTGTGCGTGTTCAATAAAGTCTCCGTAGTGGATGCAATGGATGTCTGCGTTGGACAAGGAGAGCGCACATGATGACCGCATCTAGCCGATCACGCGACAATGAAGCCTaggacaagaaaaaaaaaaaacatggTTCCAAAGTCCCCTTTGATGattgccttggcttgccaATGAATCCAGGGTATCAAGCAGTATGGagcagaaaaaaaatatGCGTCGTGGTGTTCCCGCAGCGGGGAACCAAAGCCACAATCAAAGCCTCCCGCCTCGCCGCAGAGTCACAGCGGAGATGCCGTTCCCCCCGCTAAACCACCCGGGAGTGGCTGTGCCATCTGCTCGAATGAGGTCATCACGGCATGTGTCGTTCAAAGGGCCTCCAGTGAGTTTGTTTGGCCAATTGCGAATAGTTTGTGGTTAGGCAAACTCCAAGGCTTTTCATGTTTGTGCATGTTGACGCCATGCTATTGAACAATGGATCCATTATCGCTTGCTGGTGCTTTTCTCGTTGTCGTCATAGGTGGTCTAGAACATCTCTGCTGAGACGAAATTAAGAAATCAGGGTACCTTCTTAACCAACCCTTCAGGAGTAATAAGGCGATATCATCATGTTGCAGACAAGGCCGGTTAGCAAATCACGTTGTTCGCAGCCACTGCCGTGCTGGATACTGTAGTCTCGACAGAACCTTGTTTCATATTGGTTGCCTCTTACAAGACGAAAAACACTGCATCATCTTCCAAGTGAATGTCTACAGTTTAACGGACCTTGGATCAAGCAAGTGGCAAATGTCAACTCGGAGCAAAGCTACCTGGCAGCTCCAGCCACACTTGGGTTAGGTGACGTACCCTCACTCGCCACAGAACCTCGGCTTTGCCACATTGAGGTATAAGAGGAGAAGTCCTCACAACGGCGCTTGAACAGCAACTCTACTTTCCATCAACAAAGCGCCCTTTTTTAATCGAATTCTATCTCGAAAACCAGTCAAAACACGCCAAACACCACAAAACCAGTTACTCAATAATCATGGGTCTCCCCACCTTCTCCGAGTCCACAACCAAGGACCAGACCCCGCAGCAAGAGACTCAGACCGAGCAGGTCGCTACCGGCGCGGGAGCCAACACGGGCGCTGGCGTGACAAGGCCCAAgactgaagaggagaaggaagctgATCGCCTTTACGAGGAGGCTATGGAGGAGGAATATGCTAAGCGTGAGGGTGGTTCTTAGATGGGATGAGTTTGTGtcatgaacttgatgatgggACGACATATATGTTAGTAAGAAACTCTACTCGATAATTAAACAAAAATTTGGTGGTTACGTTATCTAAATGAATTAATGTCAATGTGATTGAAGAACACAGAAGACTACCTGTCATTCAAACTGGATGGCCCCATTTGCCGTCAGTATTGCAAAGGTAACATAGTTGCTGGGGGATCTAAGTGTTTCCACTTGTTTTATTTGCTACAACGTTGCTTAGTTCTTTGTCCATGTGAGACGAGCCTTGTCCTCTTCAATAAGGTGCTGGATAGCTAGGCTATCTAAGCCGCAGACGATTTCACTACAAATATGGGATGAACCAAACATAAATTGGCGAAACGATTTGGTGGATTCTCTTCCACGCCCGTCATAGATAGTTATCATGTGTTACTAGTTCTGTCTATGTCCCCAAACAACGGCCTTGGCCTACTCTTTAGACACCTTTTACATAAAGAGAACAACTTTGAACTCTGGATGTCTAAACTAAAACAATAAAACATTAAAACTGCACCCAAAACCACAAAAAATCCTATCAAAAAGGTGTCACTCAACCCTCATGCTCCGTGCCTTGATAGCCACCTGTAACCTTGagatcaacctcatcccagTCCGGCAACCACGGATGCCTCCTGTGCCCAAAGGCGTCCAGGCTCCTCCACAGGGGCTTCTGGATCAGATGGCCGCCGTGCGAAAAGACAAACGCCCCGTCGCCGTCCCACTGCAGCTGCCAGGGCCCGTTGGGCGCGAACGTGAGGTACAGGTACTTGAGCGTCCGCGACATCCACTCGCCCTCCATCTTGTTGATCCACTGGTCCTTATCCTGGACTGGGGCACCTTGTAGGTCGTATCCGTCTTTCACTGTTACGTCGTTTATGCCTACGAAGCCGTTTGAGACGTGGCATGTTGAGTTGATGTTCACAAACATGTCCCATGCGCGGTCTTGCCACTTGATATCCCCCGTCATGCGGTACGCGTAGTACATGGTCTCAAAGAGGTCTGAATCGAGAGTGTAGGAGCGTTGCGTCGGCCAGAAACCCGTTTCGTTGGCGAATGCCTCAAAGTGAACCGGCGGGAGGGGGTTGCGCCTCGTGCCGGCTGTGAGCTCGGCGTCGATCCATTTGAACGCGCGAGGGGGAAGACCTGAGGGCATGCTGCTGGCCACAGTCCAGCACGTCTCGGCGATTCTGAGGCCAAAGTCGATGTAGCGCTGCCTCCTGAGGGTGGcaccgccgaggatgaaCATGGCGCCGGCAGAGCAGCTTGCTATCGTTCCTGTCAGCTTGATCGGAGGAAGAGTGTTATCGGGGAGTTTCGTACTCAACTCTGCCCTGGGTATATGCTGTGCATCCTGGAAGCCAGCCAAAAAGGTCAAATTCCGATGGTTCATGGGATGTGAAGTGAGATGCTTCATAATATCCTCGACCGACTCGACCCACAGCTCCGCCGTCCGGTTATACCGCCTCGAGTCCATGTTGCGCAGCTTTATCATACCGTGGTAAAAGGGGGCCGTGTTCTTCGTGTAACCTCCTTGTTTGCTGAAGAACCCACcctgcttggtgttgaccaTGTCCGGGAACAAGCCCGGGATAGTCTTGTCGTGTAGGATGGGCTGCCCGATGAGTGCCTTGAAGCCGTTGACAAAGTTCTtccagagcttcttgagACCGGATCGGTGGTGGATGCCATCCAGCTCTACGCCCATACCGCCAGCTGCTCCCAGGGTCGTCTCTAGACGCCCTGACCTCTGTACCATGGGCGTCAAGAGGACACCCCCGGCAGGGATTCTTGTGTCCGAGCCAAATGCGACCTTTAAAACATCTGTTAGGATGACTGCCTGGTCCAAGAGGGCGTTCAGGCTAGACTTTGTTGAGGCATGTTTTCGATAGGGGCCGTTTAGGAGGTCGTAAGCTATGCCAACATGTAAGCGGACATCGTATTAGGAAGCAAAGTTGCGGTGGACGAACCCGAGACCATTGAGCCAATAAGTCGAATAGTCGCCTCGTAGACGTTGACTTCCTCGGCAACCAGCTTGGTGACGGTAAAAGTTGCACTGCCGATGAACCACATGATGCGATCCATGATGGTCTTTTcgcccatgatgatggctgtgGTTAGCGACTCGATAGCCGTACTACC
This window encodes:
- a CDS encoding Alpha-1,2-Mannosidase gives rise to the protein MLLFRVLPAILGLADCAYALIPKPPNYEGENYNYDLTYQPPLKILEEPQYRDDSEKTDAIAEAFRHSWRGYYTYAFPKDTLNPLSGTFENDLSGFGSTAIESLTTAIIMGEKTIMDRIMWFIGSATFTVTKLVAEEVNVYEATIRLIGSMVSAYDLLNGPYRKHASTKSSLNALLDQAVILTDVLKVAFGSDTRIPAGGVLLTPMVQRSGRLETTLGAAGGMGVELDGIHHRSGLKKLWKNFVNGFKALIGQPILHDKTIPGLFPDMVNTKQGGFFSKQGGYTKNTAPFYHGMIKLRNMDSRRYNRTAELWVESVEDIMKHLTSHPMNHRNLTFLAGFQDAQHIPRAELSTKLPDNTLPPIKLTGTIASCSAGAMFILGGATLRRQRYIDFGLRIAETCWTVASSMPSGLPPRAFKWIDAELTAGTRRNPLPPVHFEAFANETGFWPTQRSYTLDSDLFETMYYAYRMTGDIKWQDRAWDMFVNINSTCHVSNGFVGINDVTVKDGYDLQGAPVQDKDQWINKMEGEWMSRTLKYLYLTFAPNGPWQLQWDGDGAFVFSHGGHLIQKPLWRSLDAFGHRRHPWLPDWDEVDLKVTGGYQGTEHEG